A genomic stretch from Streptomyces sp. QL37 includes:
- a CDS encoding DoxX family protein codes for MTGYRGGSYGLDEPRSLRDRAGRYALLPLRIFLGVTFVYAGLDKLTDSAFLSASGPGSIGEMMNGVRDSAAIPGLVDLALKSPEGFGYAIAIGELLVGLGTLAGLWARLAALGGALISLSLWLTVSWQSTPYYYGNDLVYLMAWLPLLLAGAPYWSVDALRGGRRRGRV; via the coding sequence ATGACTGGGTACAGGGGCGGTTCCTACGGGCTCGACGAGCCGAGAAGTCTCCGGGACCGGGCGGGGCGGTACGCGCTCCTTCCCCTGCGGATCTTCCTCGGCGTCACCTTCGTCTACGCGGGGCTCGACAAGCTGACCGACAGCGCGTTCCTGTCAGCGAGCGGGCCCGGCTCCATCGGCGAGATGATGAACGGCGTACGTGACAGCGCGGCGATCCCGGGCCTCGTCGACCTGGCTCTGAAGAGCCCCGAAGGATTCGGCTACGCCATCGCGATCGGCGAACTCCTCGTCGGCCTGGGCACCCTGGCAGGCCTGTGGGCGCGGCTCGCGGCGCTCGGCGGGGCGCTGATCTCGCTGAGCCTGTGGCTGACGGTGAGCTGGCAGAGCACGCCGTACTACTACGGCAACGACCTCGTCTACCTCATGGCCTGGCTGCCGCTGCTGCTGGCCGGAGCGCCCTACTGGTCGGTGGACGCCCTGCGAGGAGGCCGGCGCCGCGGGCGCGTCTGA
- the guaA gene encoding glutamine-hydrolyzing GMP synthase, protein MPAAPPAAPDTTTDVVLVVDFGAQYAQLIARRVREARVYSEIVPSTMPVAEMLAKNPRAIILSGGPSSVYAEGAPSIDRSLFEAGVPVFGMCYGFQIMATTLGGTVDDNGAREYGRTPLTVSKAGSTLFEGTPSEQSVWMSHGDACSAAPEGFTVTASTDVVPVAAFENDEKKLYGVQYHPEVMHSTYGQQVLEHFLYRGAGIEPTWTTTNVVEEQVALIREQVGDKRAICGLSGGVDSAVAAALVQKAIGSQLTCVYVDHGLMRKGETEQVEKDFVAATGAKLKVVDAEKRFLDALAGVSDPEQKRKIIGREFIRVFEQAQLEILQEDGPEVAFLVQGTLYPDVVESGGGTGTANIKSHHNVGGLPDDIEFQLVEPLRQLFKDEVRMVGQELGLPDEIVQRQPFPGPGLGIRIVGDVTKERLDLLREADAIAREELTAAGLDRDIWQCPVVLLADVRSVGVQGDGRTYGHPIVLRPVSSEDAMTADWSRLPYETLAKISTRITNEVADVNRVVLDVTSKPPGTIEWE, encoded by the coding sequence GTGCCAGCAGCACCCCCCGCCGCCCCCGACACCACGACCGACGTCGTCCTGGTTGTCGACTTCGGCGCCCAGTACGCCCAGCTCATCGCCCGACGCGTCCGTGAGGCCCGGGTCTACAGCGAGATCGTCCCGTCCACGATGCCGGTGGCCGAGATGCTGGCCAAGAACCCCCGGGCGATCATCCTGTCCGGCGGACCGTCCTCGGTGTACGCGGAGGGCGCGCCCAGCATCGACCGTTCGCTGTTCGAGGCCGGGGTCCCGGTCTTCGGTATGTGCTACGGCTTCCAGATCATGGCCACCACCCTCGGCGGCACGGTCGACGACAACGGTGCCCGCGAGTACGGCCGCACCCCGCTCACGGTCTCCAAGGCAGGCTCCACCCTCTTCGAGGGCACGCCCTCCGAGCAGTCGGTCTGGATGTCGCACGGCGACGCCTGCTCCGCCGCCCCCGAGGGCTTCACCGTCACCGCGTCCACGGACGTCGTGCCGGTCGCCGCCTTCGAGAACGACGAGAAGAAGCTCTACGGCGTCCAGTACCACCCGGAGGTCATGCACTCGACCTACGGCCAGCAGGTCCTGGAGCACTTCCTCTACCGGGGCGCGGGCATCGAGCCGACCTGGACGACCACCAACGTCGTCGAGGAGCAGGTCGCCCTGATCCGCGAGCAGGTCGGCGACAAGCGCGCCATCTGCGGCCTCTCCGGCGGCGTGGACTCCGCGGTGGCAGCGGCTCTCGTGCAGAAGGCCATCGGCTCCCAGCTCACCTGCGTGTACGTCGACCACGGTCTGATGCGCAAGGGCGAGACGGAGCAGGTCGAGAAGGACTTCGTCGCCGCGACCGGCGCGAAGCTGAAGGTCGTCGACGCGGAGAAGCGCTTCCTCGACGCCCTGGCCGGTGTGTCCGACCCGGAGCAGAAGCGGAAGATCATCGGCCGCGAGTTCATCCGTGTCTTCGAGCAGGCCCAGCTGGAGATCCTCCAGGAGGACGGCCCCGAGGTCGCCTTCCTGGTCCAGGGCACGCTCTACCCGGACGTCGTCGAGTCCGGTGGCGGCACCGGCACCGCCAACATCAAGTCCCACCACAACGTGGGCGGGCTCCCCGACGACATCGAGTTCCAGCTCGTCGAGCCGCTGCGCCAGTTGTTCAAGGACGAGGTCCGGATGGTCGGCCAGGAGCTCGGCCTGCCGGACGAGATCGTCCAGCGCCAGCCGTTCCCGGGCCCCGGCCTGGGCATCCGCATCGTCGGTGACGTCACCAAGGAGCGGCTCGACCTGCTGCGCGAGGCCGACGCCATCGCCCGCGAGGAGCTCACGGCGGCCGGCCTGGACCGTGACATCTGGCAGTGCCCCGTGGTCCTGCTCGCGGACGTCCGCAGCGTCGGCGTCCAGGGCGACGGCCGCACCTACGGCCACCCGATCGTGCTGCGCCCGGTCTCCTCCGAGGACGCCATGACGGCCGACTGGTCGCGCCTGCCGTACGAGACGCTGGCGAAGATCTCCACCCGCATCACCAACGAGGTCGCCGACGTCAACCGCGTGGTGCTCGACGTGACGAGCAAGCCGCCGGGGACGATCGAGTGGGAGTGA
- a CDS encoding PspC domain-containing protein, protein MTVPQDASPGVAPPPGPAPRLQRSPRQKVVAGVCGGLGRYCDVDPVIFRIVLGVLAATGGIGLIFYGFAWLLLPVEGEDENEARRLLSGRVEGASLVALVLALAGCGLLLSMLHNGGMLAFAAMLSLSVIGFSVWSQHRRTAPPEDAPGSAAHTPGSTAHGAGHGAPPEVKAPPTPGSPSWWRDPIVKDGTTGPAGTGYLWGPANAVPEEAAEPGRNAPAADDPYRPPHRRTGTRGPRPIGGLVLLLALIAGGVGTRLSWDTHPLGTSLQIGLAAALGVFGLGLLVASVLGRTGFGTVLLAMITAGLMAGASVVPEDVGTDWVRKEWRPASVATVQPQYKLGTGVAKLDLSGVTVPEGGTLRTRIEVGAGRAVVVVPAGVTVKVDAEAGLGDIRFPSDRRKDVDIAPDRRTRQTIGPAEDSEPAGTVELGMGVGIGQLEVTRAAS, encoded by the coding sequence ATGACCGTTCCCCAGGACGCCTCCCCCGGCGTCGCACCGCCCCCCGGGCCGGCACCGCGGCTGCAGCGCAGCCCGCGGCAGAAGGTCGTGGCCGGGGTGTGCGGCGGGCTCGGCCGGTACTGCGACGTGGACCCGGTGATCTTCCGGATCGTGCTCGGTGTCCTCGCGGCGACGGGCGGCATCGGGCTGATCTTCTACGGCTTCGCGTGGCTGCTGCTCCCGGTGGAGGGCGAGGACGAGAACGAGGCGCGCAGGCTGCTGTCGGGCCGGGTCGAGGGCGCCTCGCTGGTCGCGCTGGTGCTGGCCCTGGCGGGCTGCGGGCTGCTGCTGTCGATGCTGCACAACGGCGGGATGCTCGCCTTCGCCGCGATGCTGTCGCTGTCCGTGATCGGCTTCTCGGTCTGGAGCCAGCACCGCCGGACGGCCCCGCCCGAGGACGCGCCGGGCTCCGCGGCGCACACCCCGGGGAGCACGGCTCACGGCGCCGGCCACGGGGCGCCGCCCGAGGTGAAGGCGCCGCCCACACCGGGCAGCCCGTCCTGGTGGCGGGACCCCATCGTCAAGGACGGCACGACCGGCCCGGCGGGGACCGGCTATCTGTGGGGCCCGGCGAACGCGGTGCCGGAGGAGGCGGCGGAGCCCGGCAGGAACGCGCCGGCGGCGGACGACCCGTACCGCCCGCCCCACCGCCGGACCGGCACCCGGGGCCCACGCCCGATCGGAGGCCTCGTCCTCCTGCTCGCCCTGATCGCGGGCGGCGTCGGCACGAGGCTGAGCTGGGACACCCATCCGCTGGGTACGAGCCTGCAGATCGGGCTCGCGGCGGCGCTCGGGGTGTTCGGCCTCGGCCTGCTCGTCGCCTCCGTCCTCGGCAGGACCGGCTTCGGCACGGTCCTGCTGGCCATGATCACGGCGGGGCTGATGGCGGGGGCCTCCGTCGTCCCGGAGGACGTGGGAACCGACTGGGTCCGCAAGGAGTGGCGCCCCGCGTCGGTCGCCACGGTCCAGCCGCAGTACAAGCTGGGCACCGGGGTCGCGAAGCTCGATCTCTCGGGGGTCACCGTCCCCGAGGGCGGGACCCTGCGCACCCGGATCGAGGTCGGCGCGGGCCGCGCGGTCGTCGTCGTACCGGCCGGGGTGACGGTGAAGGTGGACGCGGAGGCGGGGCTCGGCGACATCCGGTTCCCGTCGGACCGGCGCAAGGACGTGGACATCGCCCCCGACCGGCGCACCCGGCAGACCATCGGACCCGCCGAGGACAGCGAGCCCGCCGGCACCGTCGAGCTGGGCATGGGAGTCGGCATCGGACAACTGGAGGTCACCCGTGCTGCGTCATGA
- a CDS encoding ATP-binding protein produces the protein MPAATSRAPSSHAPDPEEQAPRKLYRSADGRMLGGVARGLAGHLGLPVAWVRFVFLGLFFADGLGALLYAVFWIVVPLGVGGGGGIGGVERALFETAPDGRRRLRKPDKGQVFALVALLVGAMIFVGNVDMGSKADRYVWPALLIGAGSVLVWRQADNARRARWMEVGRRRRVLQLARGLAGVALVGLGLAAFMVVRGSAAQLGTALTAAVAVLTGIALLAGPYLVRMTQDLSEERLMRIRAQERAEVAAHVHDSVLHTLTLIQRNADDGGEVRRLARAQERELRNWLYNPEGTGKEEAEEPATLAEAVKRAAAEVEDKHGVPLEVVVVGDCPLDEKLAAQMQAAREAMVNAAKYGGEGGAVQVFAEVEGRTVFVSVRDRGPGFDLDAVPGDRMGVRESIIGRMQRNGGTARLRSVPGGGTEVELEMERASE, from the coding sequence ATGCCAGCAGCCACGAGCCGAGCCCCGAGCTCCCACGCCCCGGACCCGGAGGAGCAGGCGCCGCGAAAGCTCTACCGCAGCGCCGACGGGCGGATGCTCGGCGGTGTCGCGCGCGGGCTCGCCGGACACCTGGGGCTGCCCGTCGCCTGGGTCCGGTTCGTCTTCCTCGGACTGTTCTTCGCGGACGGCCTCGGCGCCCTGCTCTACGCCGTGTTCTGGATCGTCGTACCGCTCGGGGTCGGCGGGGGCGGTGGGATCGGCGGGGTGGAGCGGGCCCTCTTCGAGACCGCCCCGGACGGCCGGCGCAGACTCCGCAAGCCGGACAAGGGCCAGGTCTTCGCCCTGGTCGCGCTGCTCGTCGGCGCCATGATCTTCGTCGGCAACGTCGACATGGGCAGCAAGGCGGACCGTTACGTCTGGCCCGCGCTGCTGATAGGCGCGGGCTCCGTCCTGGTGTGGCGCCAGGCCGACAACGCGCGCCGCGCCCGCTGGATGGAGGTCGGCCGCCGCCGCCGTGTGCTGCAACTGGCCCGGGGGCTGGCGGGCGTCGCGCTCGTCGGCCTCGGCCTCGCCGCCTTCATGGTGGTGCGCGGCTCGGCGGCCCAGCTCGGCACCGCGCTGACCGCCGCCGTCGCCGTACTCACCGGGATCGCGCTGCTCGCGGGCCCCTATCTCGTACGGATGACACAGGACCTCTCCGAGGAGCGCCTGATGCGCATCCGGGCCCAGGAGCGTGCCGAGGTCGCCGCCCATGTCCACGACTCCGTCCTGCACACGCTCACGCTGATCCAGCGCAACGCGGACGACGGCGGCGAGGTCCGCAGGCTCGCCCGCGCCCAGGAGCGCGAGCTGCGCAACTGGCTGTACAACCCGGAGGGCACGGGCAAGGAGGAGGCCGAGGAACCGGCGACCCTCGCCGAGGCGGTCAAGCGGGCCGCAGCCGAGGTCGAGGACAAGCACGGGGTTCCGCTGGAGGTCGTCGTCGTCGGCGACTGCCCGCTCGACGAGAAGCTGGCGGCGCAGATGCAGGCCGCACGCGAGGCGATGGTCAACGCCGCCAAGTACGGTGGCGAGGGCGGTGCCGTCCAGGTCTTCGCGGAGGTCGAGGGCCGCACGGTCTTCGTCTCCGTACGGGACCGGGGGCCGGGATTCGACCTGGACGCCGTCCCGGGCGACAGGATGGGCGTACGAGAATCAATCATCGGCCGGATGCAGCGCAACGGCGGCACGGCGCGGCTGCGTTCGGTGCCCGGCGGGGGCACGGAAGTCGAGCTGGAGATGGAGAGGGCGAGCGAATGA
- a CDS encoding GNAT family N-acetyltransferase, giving the protein MDTAIQNYARTLALSSPDHYRVGPFTVRHNPGWELKFVNYAIPDQGAEPTAQDVDDLVAAFREHDRLPRLEFLPAWAPAVEPALLAAGFTVENRAPVMACTADGLLTPKPVDGLRIAEPVTDAEFTSAAAVQHTGFGGEGGPDDGEITWLRRATESGGVSALATVDGRPAGAGGCSTPADGIGELAGLAVADAFRRRGVGAALSAWLTRTAFERGFHTVWLEPGGPDVERIYAGVGYRRTGEKLNISLAPA; this is encoded by the coding sequence ATGGACACCGCCATCCAGAACTACGCGCGCACGCTCGCCCTCAGCTCCCCGGACCACTACCGCGTCGGCCCCTTCACGGTGCGCCACAACCCGGGCTGGGAGCTGAAGTTCGTCAACTACGCCATCCCCGACCAGGGCGCCGAGCCCACCGCACAGGACGTCGACGACCTGGTCGCCGCGTTCCGTGAGCACGACCGGCTGCCCCGGCTGGAGTTCCTGCCCGCCTGGGCGCCCGCGGTCGAACCGGCCCTGCTGGCGGCCGGTTTCACCGTCGAGAACCGCGCACCCGTCATGGCCTGCACCGCGGACGGCCTGCTCACGCCCAAGCCGGTGGACGGCCTGCGCATCGCCGAGCCCGTCACCGACGCGGAGTTCACCTCCGCGGCCGCCGTCCAGCACACCGGTTTCGGCGGGGAGGGCGGCCCCGACGACGGCGAGATCACCTGGCTGCGCCGGGCGACGGAGAGCGGCGGCGTCTCGGCCCTGGCCACCGTGGACGGCCGGCCCGCCGGCGCGGGCGGCTGCTCGACCCCGGCCGACGGCATCGGCGAACTGGCCGGCCTGGCCGTCGCCGACGCCTTCCGCCGCCGGGGTGTCGGCGCGGCACTCTCCGCCTGGCTGACCCGCACCGCCTTCGAGCGCGGCTTCCACACCGTGTGGCTGGAGCCGGGCGGCCCCGACGTCGAGCGGATCTACGCGGGCGTCGGCTACCGCAGGACCGGCGAGAAGCTCAACATCTCGCTCGCCCCCGCCTGA
- a CDS encoding class I SAM-dependent methyltransferase, with protein sequence MSAEEVRALMSAPGNDRLTWNTPLSEEHAAQLISACAPAPGARIADFGSGWGELLMRLAEAAPGSTGDGIETDPEAVARGRRLAEERGLAGRVRFHEVPAAGHPATDYDLAVSIGSSHAWPGGTPEALKALRAAVRPGGRVLFGDGFWEREPSPAALEGLGAEPDDFGSLLGLIRQAEAAGLRPLQVTVADQREWDLFESAANIGRGERWALANPGHRLHAAVTEAVDARRTGYYGGYRGTLGLAYLVLGA encoded by the coding sequence ATGTCCGCCGAAGAAGTCCGCGCCCTCATGTCCGCCCCCGGCAACGACCGCCTCACCTGGAACACCCCGCTGTCCGAGGAGCACGCCGCCCAGCTGATCTCGGCCTGCGCCCCCGCCCCCGGCGCCCGGATCGCCGACTTCGGCAGCGGCTGGGGTGAGCTGCTGATGCGCCTGGCCGAGGCGGCGCCCGGCTCCACCGGGGACGGCATCGAGACCGACCCGGAAGCCGTGGCCCGGGGACGCCGCCTGGCGGAGGAGCGAGGGCTCGCCGGCCGGGTGCGGTTCCACGAGGTCCCGGCCGCCGGACATCCGGCGACCGACTACGACCTCGCCGTCTCCATCGGCTCCTCGCATGCCTGGCCGGGCGGCACCCCGGAGGCCCTGAAGGCCCTGCGGGCCGCCGTACGCCCCGGTGGCCGGGTGCTGTTCGGGGACGGGTTCTGGGAGCGGGAGCCCTCGCCCGCCGCGCTGGAGGGCCTCGGAGCGGAGCCGGACGACTTCGGGTCCCTCCTGGGGCTGATCCGGCAGGCGGAGGCGGCCGGACTCAGGCCGCTCCAGGTGACCGTCGCGGACCAGCGCGAGTGGGACCTCTTCGAGTCCGCCGCCAACATCGGGCGCGGCGAGCGCTGGGCGCTGGCCAATCCCGGGCACCGGCTGCACGCCGCGGTGACCGAGGCCGTCGACGCCCGCCGCACGGGCTACTACGGGGGATACCGGGGGACCCTGGGCCTCGCCTACCTCGTGCTCGGCGCCTGA
- a CDS encoding NlpC/P60 family protein: MAAHREAAHRKPKQRLFTGPAARTAATLALAGAATATALEGAAQADPQLTPAQVEAKVDRLYHDAEVATEKYNGAKEEAAASEKSLEALRDEAARRTERLNTARDALGSFATAQYRSAGIDPAVRLALSSDPDEYLERASYEDRAGDRQAGALQGVRRQVGEIARLRARAQDELEVLTARRADLKKHKDAVRTKLADARELLATLTAGQRAHYERSADAAHGGGARADRGAPRGSVAAPNARAAQAVDFAYGALGKPYVWGATGPSSFDCSGLTQAAWRAAGVSLPRTTYTQINAGQRVSRSELAPGDLVFFYSGVTHVGLYIGGGQMIHAPRPGAPVRIAPISEMPFAGATRVA; the protein is encoded by the coding sequence GTGGCCGCCCATCGAGAAGCCGCTCACCGCAAGCCCAAGCAGCGTCTGTTCACCGGGCCTGCTGCCCGCACAGCAGCCACCCTGGCCCTTGCCGGGGCCGCCACCGCGACCGCCCTCGAAGGCGCCGCCCAGGCCGACCCCCAGCTCACCCCGGCCCAGGTCGAGGCCAAGGTGGACCGGCTCTACCACGACGCCGAGGTGGCCACCGAGAAGTACAACGGCGCGAAGGAGGAGGCGGCGGCCTCCGAGAAGTCCCTCGAAGCCCTTCGGGACGAGGCCGCCCGGAGGACCGAGCGCCTCAACACCGCGCGCGACGCCCTCGGCTCCTTCGCCACCGCGCAGTACCGCAGCGCCGGCATCGACCCCGCCGTGCGGCTGGCCCTCTCCTCCGACCCGGACGAGTATCTGGAGCGCGCCTCCTACGAGGACCGGGCGGGCGACCGCCAGGCCGGTGCACTCCAGGGCGTACGCCGGCAGGTCGGCGAGATCGCCCGGCTGCGCGCCCGGGCCCAGGACGAGCTGGAGGTCCTGACCGCCCGCCGCGCCGACCTGAAGAAGCACAAGGACGCGGTCCGCACCAAGCTCGCCGACGCCCGGGAACTCCTGGCCACCCTCACCGCCGGGCAGCGCGCCCACTACGAGCGCTCGGCCGACGCCGCGCACGGCGGCGGCGCCCGTGCCGACCGGGGCGCTCCGCGCGGGTCCGTGGCCGCCCCCAACGCCCGTGCGGCACAGGCCGTCGACTTCGCCTACGGGGCGCTCGGCAAGCCGTACGTCTGGGGCGCCACCGGGCCCTCGTCGTTCGACTGCTCCGGGCTCACGCAGGCCGCCTGGCGCGCGGCAGGAGTCTCCCTGCCGCGCACGACGTACACCCAGATCAACGCGGGCCAACGCGTCTCCAGGTCCGAACTCGCCCCCGGCGACCTGGTGTTCTTCTACTCCGGTGTCACCCATGTCGGGCTCTACATCGGCGGCGGCCAGATGATCCACGCCCCGCGCCCCGGCGCCCCGGTCCGCATCGCACCGATCAGCGAAATGCCCTTCGCGGGGGCGACCCGGGTCGCATAG
- a CDS encoding chorismate mutase, with the protein MTSTAPTKTAAERTGAHTDEAASLIGGARTRIDALDDRIIGLVQERMAVSAVIQEARITSGGRRVNLSREMDVLSHYSDALGKPGTALAMTLLELCRGRV; encoded by the coding sequence ATGACCAGCACCGCACCCACGAAGACGGCCGCCGAGCGGACCGGCGCGCACACCGACGAGGCCGCGTCCCTGATCGGGGGCGCCCGCACCCGCATCGACGCACTGGACGACCGGATCATCGGCCTCGTCCAGGAACGGATGGCCGTCTCGGCGGTCATCCAGGAGGCGAGGATCACGTCCGGGGGCCGCCGGGTGAACCTCTCCCGGGAGATGGACGTCCTCAGCCACTACAGCGATGCCCTGGGCAAGCCGGGCACGGCACTCGCCATGACGCTGCTGGAGCTGTGCCGCGGCCGGGTGTGA
- a CDS encoding response regulator transcription factor: MTENTEATGGPERRVRVVLVDDHRMFRTGVQAEIGRTEETGVEVVGEAADVDQAVTVITATRPEVVLLDVHLPGGGGVEVLRRCAPMMGAVENPVRFLALSVSDAAEDVIGVIRGGARGYVTKTITGTDLVDSVFRVQEGDAVFSPRLAGFVLDAFASTDAPPVDEDLDRLTQREREVLRLIARGYAYKEIAKQLFISVKTVESHVSAVLRKLQLSNRHELTRWATARRLV; this comes from the coding sequence ATGACCGAGAACACCGAAGCGACCGGGGGCCCGGAGCGCCGGGTACGGGTCGTGCTCGTCGACGACCACCGGATGTTCCGCACCGGCGTCCAGGCCGAGATCGGCCGCACCGAGGAGACCGGGGTCGAGGTCGTCGGCGAGGCCGCCGACGTCGATCAGGCGGTCACCGTGATCACCGCGACCCGTCCCGAGGTCGTCCTCCTCGACGTCCACCTCCCGGGCGGCGGCGGTGTCGAGGTGCTGCGGCGCTGCGCCCCGATGATGGGCGCCGTCGAGAACCCGGTGCGCTTCCTCGCACTGTCCGTCTCGGACGCCGCGGAGGACGTCATCGGCGTCATCCGCGGCGGCGCGCGCGGCTATGTCACCAAGACCATCACCGGCACCGACCTCGTCGACTCGGTCTTCCGGGTCCAGGAGGGCGACGCCGTGTTCTCGCCGCGGCTGGCCGGGTTCGTCCTGGACGCGTTCGCCTCGACGGACGCGCCGCCGGTCGACGAGGACCTGGACCGGCTGACGCAGCGCGAGCGGGAGGTGCTGCGGCTGATCGCCCGGGGATACGCGTACAAGGAGATCGCCAAGCAGCTGTTCATCTCGGTGAAGACGGTCGAGTCCCATGTCTCGGCGGTGCTGCGCAAGCTCCAGCTCTCCAACCGGCACGAACTGACCCGGTGGGCCACGGCGCGACGGCTGGTCTGA
- a CDS encoding C40 family peptidase has product MPALASHRKPRTCVRTTTPAVGLTAAALASVTLLSTQSATAAPADPKPSIEEVQKKVDALYRQAGTATQQYNKAKSASAEQRSKVDSLLEAAAKRADKLNETRRELGNYAAAQYRSGSIAPTATFFLADDPQSYFDQDQLMARMTSQQQKAVADFRTQQKEAAAKRVEATKSLETLTESQATLRTSKQQVQTKLTEARSLLSKLTAEEKARLAELEREKEAEAKRKAEELARQQAAKEKAEKAAQEEAEEEEAGSGSGTGTETGGTGSDSGYASKAEKVLAFARAQIGKPYVWGATGPSSYDCSGLTQAAWKDAGVDLPRTTWDQVEVGTRVATADLQPGDLVFFYDDISHVGIYKGDGMMIHAPKPGANVREESIYYMPIYGSVRPA; this is encoded by the coding sequence ATGCCGGCCTTGGCGTCGCATCGCAAGCCGCGCACCTGTGTGCGCACCACGACCCCTGCCGTCGGTCTCACGGCCGCGGCGCTCGCCTCCGTCACCCTGCTCTCCACGCAGAGCGCGACGGCCGCCCCCGCCGACCCCAAGCCCAGCATCGAGGAAGTGCAGAAGAAGGTCGACGCCCTCTACCGGCAGGCCGGCACCGCGACGCAGCAGTACAACAAGGCGAAGAGCGCTTCGGCCGAGCAGCGCTCCAAGGTCGACTCGCTGCTGGAGGCCGCGGCGAAGCGGGCCGACAAGCTCAACGAGACGCGCCGGGAGCTGGGCAACTACGCCGCCGCGCAGTACCGCAGCGGCTCGATCGCCCCGACCGCGACGTTCTTCCTCGCGGACGACCCGCAGTCGTACTTCGACCAGGACCAGCTGATGGCCCGGATGACCAGCCAGCAGCAGAAGGCGGTGGCCGACTTCCGTACGCAGCAGAAGGAGGCGGCGGCGAAGCGTGTCGAGGCGACGAAGAGCCTGGAGACGCTCACCGAGTCCCAGGCGACGCTGCGCACCAGCAAGCAGCAGGTGCAGACGAAGCTCACCGAGGCCCGCTCGCTGCTGTCGAAGCTGACCGCCGAGGAGAAGGCGCGGCTCGCGGAGCTGGAGCGCGAGAAGGAGGCCGAGGCCAAGCGCAAGGCCGAGGAGCTGGCCCGGCAGCAGGCCGCGAAGGAGAAGGCCGAGAAGGCCGCCCAGGAGGAGGCCGAGGAGGAGGAGGCCGGCTCGGGCAGCGGCACCGGCACGGAGACCGGCGGCACGGGCTCCGACAGCGGCTACGCCTCGAAGGCCGAGAAGGTCCTGGCCTTCGCACGCGCCCAGATCGGCAAGCCTTACGTCTGGGGGGCGACGGGCCCGTCCTCGTACGACTGCTCAGGGCTCACCCAGGCCGCCTGGAAGGACGCGGGCGTCGATCTGCCCCGCACCACCTGGGACCAGGTCGAGGTCGGCACCCGGGTGGCCACGGCGGATCTGCAGCCGGGGGACCTGGTCTTCTTCTACGACGACATCAGCCACGTCGGCATCTACAAGGGCGACGGCATGATGATCCACGCGCCGAAGCCGGGTGCGAACGTCCGCGAGGAGTCGATCTACTACATGCCGATCTACGGCAGCGTGCGCCCCGCGTGA